The Athene noctua chromosome 26, bAthNoc1.hap1.1, whole genome shotgun sequence genome has a window encoding:
- the USP28 gene encoding ubiquitin carboxyl-terminal hydrolase 28 isoform X2, which yields MPQVYTGACASRERDASERPVFEDCQMLLNQLKEITGIQDSAFLHAALKAANGDLMEAVAFLTEEHAQAPARDAAAAEPSVWEGSAVGKQLPLRVTAALSPSSPEDRRPVNAFTPRESPQAQPAERDAAERPQEAHSAENKNRSKRKRCEVWGENPKQNDWRRVGDWPVGMKNIGNTCWFSAVIQSLFQLPEFRRLVLGYSLPQTVLESCRSRTGKRNIAFMQELQCLFALMLGTRRKFVDPSAAVELLRDAFRSAEEQQQDVSEFTHKLLDWLEDAFQLAVNVKNPGDKSENPMVQLFYGTFLTEGVHEGNTFSKIETFGQYPLQVNGYRNLNECLEGAMVEGEMDEATASQSVKYGQERWFTKLPPVLTFELSRFEFNQSLGQPEKIHTKLEFPQTIYMDRYLYCSKELIQMKREEMKRLKEKMVILQQKLESYMKYGSGPARFPLPDMLRYVLEFLATKPAGGAAPAQGSQTPLPPSLAKPHVLELSEPNGVLEGTDTRAEDGPCFLANSSLQPKSHLVLQACSSPAGPSERPAPHMVSEDELNLVRTCLQRWRNEIEQDVQDLKESIARITLSIEQMYCDPLLQQVPYRLHAVLVHEGQANAGHYWAFIYDQPRKRWLKYNDISVTESSWEELERDSFGGLKNASAYCLMYISDQVSRLAADEDEGSEAGQFQREVEALSPELRHYIQEDNWRLEQEAEEWEEEQSCKIPQMEPSPASESQDLSSESGPDQLSVCEQSVCSLSSEHALIAKEQTAKAIANTAEAYEKNGVEAALCEPKEVEPVKAQLGDRALTVQAEPAQDAETEAAARASSQVSEVEIPSVGKIPVRSDADGYNEEVMLSPAMQGVILAIAKARQTFDRDGSEAGLVKAFHEEYSRLYLLAKETPTPQNDARLQHVLVYFLQNNAPQQVVERTLLEQFADKNLSYDERSISIMKVARAKLREIGPDDVDMEEYKRWHEDYSLFRKVSVYLLTGLELYQNRKYHEALTYLVYAYQSNTKLLLKGTSRGVSESLIALYRRKCLLKLNEVAASLFVSSEEACVAEGIGILNELIIPCMHLMNNFEISKEDLDAIEVMRNRWCSYLGREDMDAKLQEKLGELLPRLLDCSTEVIVLKEPPKIRPNSPYDLCSRFAAVMESIHGASAVTVK from the exons ATGCCCCAGGTGTACACGGGTGCCTGCGCTTCTCGTGAGAGAGATGCTTCAGAGAGGCCAGTGTTCGAG GATTGCCAGATGCTGTTAAACCAGCTGAAAGAGATCACGGGAATTCAAGACTCGGCTTTCCTTCACGCAGCTCTGAAG GCTGCAAATGGAGACCTGATGGAAGCCGTCGCCTTCCTGACGGAGGAGCACGCTCAGGCGCCGGCTCGGGACGCGGCTGCGGCAGAGCCCTCCGTGTGGGAAGGCAGCGCCGTGGGCAAACAGCTCCCCCTGC GTGTTACTGCTGCCCTTAGCCCAAGCAGCCCCGAGGACCGGCGCCCGGTCAACGCCTTCACGCCACGGGAATCCCCACAAGCTCAGCCTGCGGAGAGGGATGCTGCTGAGAG GCCACAGGAAGCACATTCTGCTGAGAACAAAAATCGCTCCAAAAGGAAACGCTGCGAAGTCTGGGGAGAGAACCCCAAGCAGAATGACTGGAGAAGAGTGGGCGACTGGCCTGTTGGAATGAAAAATATTGGAAATACCTGTTGGTTTAGTGCTGTCATACAG TCTCTGTTTCAGTTGCCAGAATTCCGGAGGCTGGTCCTTGGGTACTCCCTCCCACAGACAGTGCTTGAAAGTTGTCGCAGTCGCACT ggaaaaagaaacattgCATTCATGCAAGAACTTCAGTGTCTGTTTGCTTTAATGCTGGGGACGCGTCGTAAGTTTGTAGACCCTTCTGCAGCAGTGGAACTCTTGAGGGATGCGTTTAGATCCGCTGAAGAACAGCAG CAAGATGTGAGTGAATTTACACACAAACTACTGGACTGGCTGGAGGATGCGTTCCAGCTGGCAGTGAATGTCAA GAACCCTGGGGACAAATCTGAGAACCCGATGGTGCAGCTGTTCTATGGGACTTTCTTGACCGAGGGTGTCCATGAGG GCAATACTTTCTCCAAGATCGAAACCTTTGGCCAGTATCCCCTTCAGGTAAACGGGTATCGCAACCTGAATGAGTGCTTGGAAGGAGCCATGGTGGAGGGAGAGATGGATGAGGCGACAGCATCTCAGTCGGTGAAGTATGGACAGGAG CGCTGGTTTACAAAACTCCCGCCAGTACTGACCTTTGAACTCTCCCGATTTGAGTTCAATCAGTCCCTAGGACAGCCAGAGAAAATTCACACCAAGCTAGAGTTTCCCCAGACTATTTATATGGACAG GTACCTCTACTGCAGTAAAGAACTTATTCAGatgaagagagaagaaatgaagagatTGAAGGAGAAAATGGTGATTCTGCAGCAGAAACTGGAAAG TTACATGAAATACGGCTCCGGCCCCGCGCGCTTCCCGCTGCCCGACATGCTCCGCTACGTCCTGGAATTCCTCGCCACGAagccggcggggggggctgctcccgcaCAGGGCTCGCAGACGCCCCTCCCGCCGTCCCTGGCCAAGCCGCACGTCTTGGAGCTCTCGGAGCCGAACGG CGTACTAGAAGGGACAGATACTAGGGCTGAAGATGGACCTTGCTTTTTGGCAAATTCTTCACTGCAGCCAAAGTCACATCTGGTGCTGCAGGCTTGCAGCTCGCCAGCGGGACCGTCGGAACGTCCAGCTCCTCACATGGTTTCCGAGGACGAGCTGAACCTGGTTCGGACGTGTCTGCAGCGATGGAGAAACGAGATTGAACAAGACGTGCAAG ATCTGAAGGAGTCTATTGCCAGAATCACCCTGTCCATTGAACAAATGTACTGCGACCCTCTCCTCCAGCAG GTTCCCTACCGTCTGCACGCAGTCCTGGTACATGAGGGGCAAGCGAACGCCGGCCACTACTGGGCCTTCATCTACGACCAGCCCCGGAAACGCTGGCTCAAGTACAACGACATCTCGGTGACCGAGTCGTCGtgggaggagctggagagggatTCTTTCGGAGGCTTGAAGAACGCCAGTGCCTACTGCCTGATGTACATAAGCGACCAGGTGTCCCGCCTCGCTGCAG ACGAGGACGAGGGCTCCGAGGCTGGGCAGTTCCAAAGGGAAGTGgaggccttgtccccagagctgagGCACTACATCCAGGAGGACAACTGGCGACTcgagcaggaggcagaggagtgggaggaggagcagTCCTGCAAGATTCCTCAGATGGAGCCTTCACCTGCCTCTGAGTCGCAGGACCTCTCCTCCGAGTCAGGACCAG ATCAGTTGTCAGTCTGTGAGCAGAGCGTGTGCTCCCTGTCCTCCGAGCACGCCCTGATCGCCAAGGAGCAGACGGCCAAGGCCATCGCCAACACCGCTGAGGCCTACGAGAAGAACGGCGTGGAGGCCGCTCTCTGCGAG CCCAAGGAGGTAGAACCCGTGAAGGCCCAACTGGGAGACAGAGCCCTTACAGTTCAGGCAGAGCCCGCGCAGGACGCTGAGACAGAGGCTGCTGCCCGGGCTAGCTCGCAGGTCTCTGAAGTGGAAATCCCCAGTGTGGGGAAGATTCCTGTTAGGTCCGATGCAGATGGATATAACGAGGAG GTGATGCTGAGCCCAGCCATGCAAGGTGTCATCCTGGCTATTGCCAAAGCCCGCCAGACCTTTGATCGGGACGGGTCTGAAGCAGGGCTTGTGAAG GCCTTCCACGAGGAGTACTCGCGGCTCTACCTGCTCGCCAAAGAGACCCCGACCCCTCAGAACGACGCCCGCCTGCAGCACGTCCTCGTTTACTTCCTGCAGAACAACGCTCCCCAGCAGGTGGTGGAACGGACCCTCCTGGAGCAGTTCGCAGACAAAAACCTCAGCTACGATGAGAG GTCAATCAGCATTATGAAGGTGGCGCGAGCAAAGCTGAGGGAAATCGGCCCCGATGACGTCGACATGGAGGAGTACAAG CGGTGGCACGAAGACTACAGCCTGTTCCGGAAGGTGTCGGTGTACCTGCTGACCGGGCTGGAGCTGTACCAGAACAGAAA GTACCACGAGGCGCTCACCTACCTGGTCTACGCCTACCAAAGCAACACCAAGCTTCTGCTGAAGGGCACCAGCAGAGGAGTCAGCGAGTCGCTGATCGCCCTGTACAGGCGCAAGTGTCTGCTG AAGCTGAATGAGGTGGCAGCGTCTCTGTTCGTTAGCTCTGAGGAAGCATGTGTGGCGGAGGGCATTGGCATCCTGAACGAGCTGATCATCCCCTGCATGCATCTCATGAACAACTTTGAGATCTCCAAGGAGGACCTGGATGCCATCGAGGTGATGAGAAACCGCTGGTGCTCCTACCTGGGACGAGAGGACATGGACG CCAAGCTGCAGGAGAAGCTGGGTGAGTTGCTGCCCCGGCTCCTCGACTGCTCCACCGAGGTCATTGTCCTGAAAGAGCCCCCGAAGATCCGGCCCAACTCCCCCTACGACCTCTGCAGCCGCTTCGCCGCCGTGATGGAGTCCATCCACGGCGCCTCGGCCGTGACGGTGAAGTAG
- the USP28 gene encoding ubiquitin carboxyl-terminal hydrolase 28 isoform X5: MLLNQLKEITGIQDSAFLHAALKAANGDLMEAVAFLTEEHAQAPARDAAAAEPSVWEGSAVGKQLPLRVTAALSPSSPEDRRPVNAFTPRESPQAQPAERDAAERPQEAHSAENKNRSKRKRCEVWGENPKQNDWRRVGDWPVGMKNIGNTCWFSAVIQSLFQLPEFRRLVLGYSLPQTVLESCRSRTGKRNIAFMQELQCLFALMLGTRRKFVDPSAAVELLRDAFRSAEEQQQDVSEFTHKLLDWLEDAFQLAVNVKNPGDKSENPMVQLFYGTFLTEGVHEGNTFSKIETFGQYPLQVNGYRNLNECLEGAMVEGEMDEATASQSVKYGQERWFTKLPPVLTFELSRFEFNQSLGQPEKIHTKLEFPQTIYMDRYLYCSKELIQMKREEMKRLKEKMVILQQKLESYMKYGSGPARFPLPDMLRYVLEFLATKPAGGAAPAQGSQTPLPPSLAKPHVLELSEPNGVLEGTDTRAEDGPCFLANSSLQPKSHLVLQACSSPAGPSERPAPHMVSEDELNLVRTCLQRWRNEIEQDVQDLKESIARITLSIEQMYCDPLLQQVPYRLHAVLVHEGQANAGHYWAFIYDQPRKRWLKYNDISVTESSWEELERDSFGGLKNASAYCLMYISDQVSRLAADEDEGSEAGQFQREVEALSPELRHYIQEDNWRLEQEAEEWEEEQSCKIPQMEPSPASESQDLSSESGPDQLSVCEQSVCSLSSEHALIAKEQTAKAIANTAEAYEKNGVEAALCEPKEVEPVKAQLGDRALTVQAEPAQDAETEAAARASSQVSEVEIPSVGKIPVRSDADGYNEEVMLSPAMQGVILAIAKARQTFDRDGSEAGLVKAFHEEYSRLYLLAKETPTPQNDARLQHVLVYFLQNNAPQQVVERTLLEQFADKNLSYDERSISIMKVARAKLREIGPDDVDMEEYKRWHEDYSLFRKVSVYLLTGLELYQNRKYHEALTYLVYAYQSNTKLLLKGTSRGVSESLIALYRRKCLLKLNEVAASLFVSSEEACVAEGIGILNELIIPCMHLMNNFEISKEDLDAIEVMRNRWCSYLGREDMDAKLQEKLGELLPRLLDCSTEVIVLKEPPKIRPNSPYDLCSRFAAVMESIHGASAVTVK; the protein is encoded by the exons ATGCTGTTAAACCAGCTGAAAGAGATCACGGGAATTCAAGACTCGGCTTTCCTTCACGCAGCTCTGAAG GCTGCAAATGGAGACCTGATGGAAGCCGTCGCCTTCCTGACGGAGGAGCACGCTCAGGCGCCGGCTCGGGACGCGGCTGCGGCAGAGCCCTCCGTGTGGGAAGGCAGCGCCGTGGGCAAACAGCTCCCCCTGC GTGTTACTGCTGCCCTTAGCCCAAGCAGCCCCGAGGACCGGCGCCCGGTCAACGCCTTCACGCCACGGGAATCCCCACAAGCTCAGCCTGCGGAGAGGGATGCTGCTGAGAG GCCACAGGAAGCACATTCTGCTGAGAACAAAAATCGCTCCAAAAGGAAACGCTGCGAAGTCTGGGGAGAGAACCCCAAGCAGAATGACTGGAGAAGAGTGGGCGACTGGCCTGTTGGAATGAAAAATATTGGAAATACCTGTTGGTTTAGTGCTGTCATACAG TCTCTGTTTCAGTTGCCAGAATTCCGGAGGCTGGTCCTTGGGTACTCCCTCCCACAGACAGTGCTTGAAAGTTGTCGCAGTCGCACT ggaaaaagaaacattgCATTCATGCAAGAACTTCAGTGTCTGTTTGCTTTAATGCTGGGGACGCGTCGTAAGTTTGTAGACCCTTCTGCAGCAGTGGAACTCTTGAGGGATGCGTTTAGATCCGCTGAAGAACAGCAG CAAGATGTGAGTGAATTTACACACAAACTACTGGACTGGCTGGAGGATGCGTTCCAGCTGGCAGTGAATGTCAA GAACCCTGGGGACAAATCTGAGAACCCGATGGTGCAGCTGTTCTATGGGACTTTCTTGACCGAGGGTGTCCATGAGG GCAATACTTTCTCCAAGATCGAAACCTTTGGCCAGTATCCCCTTCAGGTAAACGGGTATCGCAACCTGAATGAGTGCTTGGAAGGAGCCATGGTGGAGGGAGAGATGGATGAGGCGACAGCATCTCAGTCGGTGAAGTATGGACAGGAG CGCTGGTTTACAAAACTCCCGCCAGTACTGACCTTTGAACTCTCCCGATTTGAGTTCAATCAGTCCCTAGGACAGCCAGAGAAAATTCACACCAAGCTAGAGTTTCCCCAGACTATTTATATGGACAG GTACCTCTACTGCAGTAAAGAACTTATTCAGatgaagagagaagaaatgaagagatTGAAGGAGAAAATGGTGATTCTGCAGCAGAAACTGGAAAG TTACATGAAATACGGCTCCGGCCCCGCGCGCTTCCCGCTGCCCGACATGCTCCGCTACGTCCTGGAATTCCTCGCCACGAagccggcggggggggctgctcccgcaCAGGGCTCGCAGACGCCCCTCCCGCCGTCCCTGGCCAAGCCGCACGTCTTGGAGCTCTCGGAGCCGAACGG CGTACTAGAAGGGACAGATACTAGGGCTGAAGATGGACCTTGCTTTTTGGCAAATTCTTCACTGCAGCCAAAGTCACATCTGGTGCTGCAGGCTTGCAGCTCGCCAGCGGGACCGTCGGAACGTCCAGCTCCTCACATGGTTTCCGAGGACGAGCTGAACCTGGTTCGGACGTGTCTGCAGCGATGGAGAAACGAGATTGAACAAGACGTGCAAG ATCTGAAGGAGTCTATTGCCAGAATCACCCTGTCCATTGAACAAATGTACTGCGACCCTCTCCTCCAGCAG GTTCCCTACCGTCTGCACGCAGTCCTGGTACATGAGGGGCAAGCGAACGCCGGCCACTACTGGGCCTTCATCTACGACCAGCCCCGGAAACGCTGGCTCAAGTACAACGACATCTCGGTGACCGAGTCGTCGtgggaggagctggagagggatTCTTTCGGAGGCTTGAAGAACGCCAGTGCCTACTGCCTGATGTACATAAGCGACCAGGTGTCCCGCCTCGCTGCAG ACGAGGACGAGGGCTCCGAGGCTGGGCAGTTCCAAAGGGAAGTGgaggccttgtccccagagctgagGCACTACATCCAGGAGGACAACTGGCGACTcgagcaggaggcagaggagtgggaggaggagcagTCCTGCAAGATTCCTCAGATGGAGCCTTCACCTGCCTCTGAGTCGCAGGACCTCTCCTCCGAGTCAGGACCAG ATCAGTTGTCAGTCTGTGAGCAGAGCGTGTGCTCCCTGTCCTCCGAGCACGCCCTGATCGCCAAGGAGCAGACGGCCAAGGCCATCGCCAACACCGCTGAGGCCTACGAGAAGAACGGCGTGGAGGCCGCTCTCTGCGAG CCCAAGGAGGTAGAACCCGTGAAGGCCCAACTGGGAGACAGAGCCCTTACAGTTCAGGCAGAGCCCGCGCAGGACGCTGAGACAGAGGCTGCTGCCCGGGCTAGCTCGCAGGTCTCTGAAGTGGAAATCCCCAGTGTGGGGAAGATTCCTGTTAGGTCCGATGCAGATGGATATAACGAGGAG GTGATGCTGAGCCCAGCCATGCAAGGTGTCATCCTGGCTATTGCCAAAGCCCGCCAGACCTTTGATCGGGACGGGTCTGAAGCAGGGCTTGTGAAG GCCTTCCACGAGGAGTACTCGCGGCTCTACCTGCTCGCCAAAGAGACCCCGACCCCTCAGAACGACGCCCGCCTGCAGCACGTCCTCGTTTACTTCCTGCAGAACAACGCTCCCCAGCAGGTGGTGGAACGGACCCTCCTGGAGCAGTTCGCAGACAAAAACCTCAGCTACGATGAGAG GTCAATCAGCATTATGAAGGTGGCGCGAGCAAAGCTGAGGGAAATCGGCCCCGATGACGTCGACATGGAGGAGTACAAG CGGTGGCACGAAGACTACAGCCTGTTCCGGAAGGTGTCGGTGTACCTGCTGACCGGGCTGGAGCTGTACCAGAACAGAAA GTACCACGAGGCGCTCACCTACCTGGTCTACGCCTACCAAAGCAACACCAAGCTTCTGCTGAAGGGCACCAGCAGAGGAGTCAGCGAGTCGCTGATCGCCCTGTACAGGCGCAAGTGTCTGCTG AAGCTGAATGAGGTGGCAGCGTCTCTGTTCGTTAGCTCTGAGGAAGCATGTGTGGCGGAGGGCATTGGCATCCTGAACGAGCTGATCATCCCCTGCATGCATCTCATGAACAACTTTGAGATCTCCAAGGAGGACCTGGATGCCATCGAGGTGATGAGAAACCGCTGGTGCTCCTACCTGGGACGAGAGGACATGGACG CCAAGCTGCAGGAGAAGCTGGGTGAGTTGCTGCCCCGGCTCCTCGACTGCTCCACCGAGGTCATTGTCCTGAAAGAGCCCCCGAAGATCCGGCCCAACTCCCCCTACGACCTCTGCAGCCGCTTCGCCGCCGTGATGGAGTCCATCCACGGCGCCTCGGCCGTGACGGTGAAGTAG
- the USP28 gene encoding ubiquitin carboxyl-terminal hydrolase 28 isoform X7, protein MVQLFYGTFLTEGVHEGNTFSKIETFGQYPLQVNGYRNLNECLEGAMVEGEMDEATASQSVKYGQERWFTKLPPVLTFELSRFEFNQSLGQPEKIHTKLEFPQTIYMDRYLYCSKELIQMKREEMKRLKEKMVILQQKLESYMKYGSGPARFPLPDMLRYVLEFLATKPAGGAAPAQGSQTPLPPSLAKPHVLELSEPNGVLEGTDTRAEDGPCFLANSSLQPKSHLVLQACSSPAGPSERPAPHMVSEDELNLVRTCLQRWRNEIEQDVQDLKESIARITLSIEQMYCDPLLQQVPYRLHAVLVHEGQANAGHYWAFIYDQPRKRWLKYNDISVTESSWEELERDSFGGLKNASAYCLMYISDQVSRLAADEDEGSEAGQFQREVEALSPELRHYIQEDNWRLEQEAEEWEEEQSCKIPQMEPSPASESQDLSSESGPDQLSVCEQSVCSLSSEHALIAKEQTAKAIANTAEAYEKNGVEAALCEPKEVEPVKAQLGDRALTVQAEPAQDAETEAAARASSQVSEVEIPSVGKIPVRSDADGYNEEVMLSPAMQGVILAIAKARQTFDRDGSEAGLVKAFHEEYSRLYLLAKETPTPQNDARLQHVLVYFLQNNAPQQVVERTLLEQFADKNLSYDERSISIMKVARAKLREIGPDDVDMEEYKRWHEDYSLFRKVSVYLLTGLELYQNRKYHEALTYLVYAYQSNTKLLLKGTSRGVSESLIALYRRKCLLKLNEVAASLFVSSEEACVAEGIGILNELIIPCMHLMNNFEISKEDLDAIEVMRNRWCSYLGREDMDAKLQEKLGELLPRLLDCSTEVIVLKEPPKIRPNSPYDLCSRFAAVMESIHGASAVTVK, encoded by the exons ATGGTGCAGCTGTTCTATGGGACTTTCTTGACCGAGGGTGTCCATGAGG GCAATACTTTCTCCAAGATCGAAACCTTTGGCCAGTATCCCCTTCAGGTAAACGGGTATCGCAACCTGAATGAGTGCTTGGAAGGAGCCATGGTGGAGGGAGAGATGGATGAGGCGACAGCATCTCAGTCGGTGAAGTATGGACAGGAG CGCTGGTTTACAAAACTCCCGCCAGTACTGACCTTTGAACTCTCCCGATTTGAGTTCAATCAGTCCCTAGGACAGCCAGAGAAAATTCACACCAAGCTAGAGTTTCCCCAGACTATTTATATGGACAG GTACCTCTACTGCAGTAAAGAACTTATTCAGatgaagagagaagaaatgaagagatTGAAGGAGAAAATGGTGATTCTGCAGCAGAAACTGGAAAG TTACATGAAATACGGCTCCGGCCCCGCGCGCTTCCCGCTGCCCGACATGCTCCGCTACGTCCTGGAATTCCTCGCCACGAagccggcggggggggctgctcccgcaCAGGGCTCGCAGACGCCCCTCCCGCCGTCCCTGGCCAAGCCGCACGTCTTGGAGCTCTCGGAGCCGAACGG CGTACTAGAAGGGACAGATACTAGGGCTGAAGATGGACCTTGCTTTTTGGCAAATTCTTCACTGCAGCCAAAGTCACATCTGGTGCTGCAGGCTTGCAGCTCGCCAGCGGGACCGTCGGAACGTCCAGCTCCTCACATGGTTTCCGAGGACGAGCTGAACCTGGTTCGGACGTGTCTGCAGCGATGGAGAAACGAGATTGAACAAGACGTGCAAG ATCTGAAGGAGTCTATTGCCAGAATCACCCTGTCCATTGAACAAATGTACTGCGACCCTCTCCTCCAGCAG GTTCCCTACCGTCTGCACGCAGTCCTGGTACATGAGGGGCAAGCGAACGCCGGCCACTACTGGGCCTTCATCTACGACCAGCCCCGGAAACGCTGGCTCAAGTACAACGACATCTCGGTGACCGAGTCGTCGtgggaggagctggagagggatTCTTTCGGAGGCTTGAAGAACGCCAGTGCCTACTGCCTGATGTACATAAGCGACCAGGTGTCCCGCCTCGCTGCAG ACGAGGACGAGGGCTCCGAGGCTGGGCAGTTCCAAAGGGAAGTGgaggccttgtccccagagctgagGCACTACATCCAGGAGGACAACTGGCGACTcgagcaggaggcagaggagtgggaggaggagcagTCCTGCAAGATTCCTCAGATGGAGCCTTCACCTGCCTCTGAGTCGCAGGACCTCTCCTCCGAGTCAGGACCAG ATCAGTTGTCAGTCTGTGAGCAGAGCGTGTGCTCCCTGTCCTCCGAGCACGCCCTGATCGCCAAGGAGCAGACGGCCAAGGCCATCGCCAACACCGCTGAGGCCTACGAGAAGAACGGCGTGGAGGCCGCTCTCTGCGAG CCCAAGGAGGTAGAACCCGTGAAGGCCCAACTGGGAGACAGAGCCCTTACAGTTCAGGCAGAGCCCGCGCAGGACGCTGAGACAGAGGCTGCTGCCCGGGCTAGCTCGCAGGTCTCTGAAGTGGAAATCCCCAGTGTGGGGAAGATTCCTGTTAGGTCCGATGCAGATGGATATAACGAGGAG GTGATGCTGAGCCCAGCCATGCAAGGTGTCATCCTGGCTATTGCCAAAGCCCGCCAGACCTTTGATCGGGACGGGTCTGAAGCAGGGCTTGTGAAG GCCTTCCACGAGGAGTACTCGCGGCTCTACCTGCTCGCCAAAGAGACCCCGACCCCTCAGAACGACGCCCGCCTGCAGCACGTCCTCGTTTACTTCCTGCAGAACAACGCTCCCCAGCAGGTGGTGGAACGGACCCTCCTGGAGCAGTTCGCAGACAAAAACCTCAGCTACGATGAGAG GTCAATCAGCATTATGAAGGTGGCGCGAGCAAAGCTGAGGGAAATCGGCCCCGATGACGTCGACATGGAGGAGTACAAG CGGTGGCACGAAGACTACAGCCTGTTCCGGAAGGTGTCGGTGTACCTGCTGACCGGGCTGGAGCTGTACCAGAACAGAAA GTACCACGAGGCGCTCACCTACCTGGTCTACGCCTACCAAAGCAACACCAAGCTTCTGCTGAAGGGCACCAGCAGAGGAGTCAGCGAGTCGCTGATCGCCCTGTACAGGCGCAAGTGTCTGCTG AAGCTGAATGAGGTGGCAGCGTCTCTGTTCGTTAGCTCTGAGGAAGCATGTGTGGCGGAGGGCATTGGCATCCTGAACGAGCTGATCATCCCCTGCATGCATCTCATGAACAACTTTGAGATCTCCAAGGAGGACCTGGATGCCATCGAGGTGATGAGAAACCGCTGGTGCTCCTACCTGGGACGAGAGGACATGGACG CCAAGCTGCAGGAGAAGCTGGGTGAGTTGCTGCCCCGGCTCCTCGACTGCTCCACCGAGGTCATTGTCCTGAAAGAGCCCCCGAAGATCCGGCCCAACTCCCCCTACGACCTCTGCAGCCGCTTCGCCGCCGTGATGGAGTCCATCCACGGCGCCTCGGCCGTGACGGTGAAGTAG